One Halanaerobium hydrogeniformans genomic window, CAGTTTCAGAGGGAATGAAAGCAGAAATATTACCTTTAGACCATGGGATTATTGGTAAAAGCTTCCAAAACAATGAAAGTTATCTCGTTTTAGATTCAGAAAAAGATTCTATTGCTAAACCGACTGATAAAACATATAAATCAGCTATATCTGTACCAATTCAAAATTATGGTATTTTCCTGGCGATATCTACTGAAAAGGAAGGTTTTAATCAAAGAGATTTAGAACTTGCTGAGCTTCTTATTGCGAGCACCAAAGCAGCTTTAGATAAACTTTACTACCAAAAGGAATTAAAGTATAAATCTTTTCATGACAGCTTAACTGGCTTATATAACCGGAGGTTTTTAGAAGCAGAACTGCAAAGGCTAGATACCGAAAGACAGCTACCAATAAGTATGATTATGGCTGATTTAAATGGTTTAAAACTTATAAATGACAGCTATGGTCATGAAAAAGGTGATAAAATATTAATAAAAACAGCTGAAATTTTACATGAAACTTTAAGAGATGAAGATATTGTTGCCAGGCAGGGTGGGGATGAATTTGCTATTTTACTACCCAGGACAGATAATGAGAAATTAAATAAAATAATAAAAAGAATTAAAGATAAAGTTGACTATGTAAATAATAAAAGAGCTATTCCAATTTCTATTGCTTTAGGTTCGGCTATTAAAGAAGATCCAGCAGAAGATATAGATGAGATATTAAAAAAAGCAGATGACAATATGTATCAAAACAAACTATCCGAAAGTAAAAGCAGCCAAAGCAAGATTGTTCAAGGATTATTAAATAGTTTAAGTGTAAAAAGCAATGAGACTAAAGAGCATGCGGTAAGAATGAGTAATTTAGCTGTAAAATTTGCTAATAAATTAGGACTATCTAATTTTGAAATAAACAAACTTTCATTAGTAGCAACCATGCATGATATCGGCAAAACTTCGGTTTCAGAAGAAATATTAACTAAGCCAGGCAAATTAGAAGATAAAGAATGGGAAATAATCAAAGATCATCCAGAAAGAGGTTATAAAATTGCTTCTGCAACGGCAGAATTTAAGTTAATTGCAGATGAAATACTTTCTCACCATGAACACTGGGATGGTAGTGGTTATCCCCGTGGTTTAAGTGGAGAAGAAATACCTTATCTGGCGAGAATCATATCAATCATAGATTCCTATGATGTAATGACTCAAGAGCGACCTTATAGCAAAGCCATCTCAAAAGAAGAGGCTTTAGCAGAGATAAAAAGTTGTGCTGGCACTCAGTTTGATCCCAAGTTAGCTGCTAAATTCATTGAGATGATGAATGAGAATTTTTAATCTAATCCCTGGATACAAATATATAAACTTTAAAATCATTGCAATAAGAGCTGGCTTAAAATATACTTTAAGCAAGTAATAATTAATCTCTAAAAATTATAATGATTTTAAAGGAGAGAAAGAAAATGATTAAAAAAATACTGCAAAAATATGAGGAGCTTGTTTTTAGTCTGATTTCTTAATAATTAAATATATACTTTGTAAAACTTTGAAAATTAATCCCTATTTAATCCTGCCAGCTGAATTTTAAAAAAAGCTTGACAAGAGCATAAATTTAAGATAAACTAAAAAAAATCGAAGAATATTAATTAAAAACTTTGATCAGGGAAAGTAATCAAATCTTATCTATTTCAGCGAAGCAGGGTTAGTGAGAGCCTGCCAGTAGGTAGTTTGGTGAAGTTCCCCTGTGAGTTGTCGGCTGAACACAAAAGTAAGCTGGACCGGTTTTCTACCGTTAAGTGGATAGGTTATTGGAATCATTAATATTCCTGTGACTGATGAGTGGGCTTTTTAGCCAAAAAGATTGGTACCACGAGATTATAACCCTCGTTCTTTAATTAGAACGGGGGATTTTTGCATTTATAACTATAAAATTATTTTATGAGGGGGAGATTGATGAAGAATTTAGACTATGCTTATTTAGGACCACCAGGAACTTTTAGTGAACAGGCAATTTCAGCTTACTGCAGCAAATATGGTGGTAAAACACATGCCTGTGATTCTATTCGTGACATCGTTGAGACCATTGTGAAGGATGAGGTTGATCTGGGACTACTACCTTTAGAAAACTCTCTGGAAGGATCGGTTAATTTAAGTCTGGATCTGCTCTACAAACACTCAGAATTAAAACTCTATAGAGAAATCGTCTTACCTATAGCCCATTATCTACTGGCAGCTCCCGGTGTAAAAAAAGAGGATATTAAAAAAATATACAGCCATCCTCAGGCTATTGCTCAATCTGGAGATTATATCAACCGTCATTTAAGTGAAGCAAAGATAGTCTATACTGATAGTACTGCAGCAGCTGCGGCAGAAGCTTTAAAACATGATGACAGGGCTGTAATCGGCTCGATCAGGCTGGCCGATATTTATCAGCTGGATGTTCTAGCAGAAAATTTACAGGGGGATCTTCCCAATGCAACCCGCTTTGTGCTGGCAGCCAAGGCAGATAAAGACTTCAGTGATAAAAACCATCTAGGTAATAATGCAGAAAGCCAATTTAAGACTTCAATCATCTGTGCACCAGAAGTTAACCGGGCAGGTGTTTTACATGAGATGTTGGGAGAGTTCGCTAAAAAAGAAATTGATTTGAGCAGGATCGAGTCAAGACCGACCAGACAGAGATTGGGCGAATATTTATTTTATATTGATCTGATGGGAAGTAGTGAAGATCCTGATTTAATCGAGGCACTTAATGAGGTTGAAGCTATGTCAGGCTATTTTAGGCTTTTAGGTTCATATCCAAAAACAGTGATTAAATAGTTAATCTGTACCTTGAAAAATAAATATTTGGGCGAAAGCGGAACTTTAATTTGACAAATTAAAATTCTCCTGCTATAATACTCATTAATAAATTAAAACTCTAAAAAACTTTGAAAGAGGATCCAGTAAGCTTTAAGCTGAAATACACCTCTTGAGTTGCCAGCTGAAAGTGAAAACGATTAAGCTTAGGCCGTTAACCGGCGTTACTCGGTGCGGAAGTGTTAGCTTCCAGTAGAGATGATCTTGAGAGATTTTTATATTTTTTGAGATTAAAACAGGTGGTACCGCGATTATAATCGCCCTGAGATGGGGCGATTTTTTGTATTTATATAGTAAAATATTGGAAGTAAACAGTTTCTTGGTCTGGAATTTAAAGGCGATAATAATTTGATTAAATTTAAAAAAATTAAAAGATTTTAATGAGAAGAGAGGAGTTTTAAATCATGATAGCAGTACTAAAAAGAAATGCAAGTGAGGCGGACAAAGACAGGGTAATCGAGGTAATTAAAGGTGAGAATTTTGATGTTCACCCCATTCAGGGAGTAGAAAAGACAATTATTGGGGTACTTGGTGATCAGGATAATAGGATTAAATTAAAAGAAAAACTGATGACAATGGGTTGTGTAGAAAAGGTAGTTGTGATCTTAGAACCATATAAATTAACGAGTTGGAACTTTAAACAGGAAAAAACTGTGATCGATTTAGGTGATGGGGTCAAGATCGGTGGAGATGAACTGACAGTTATGGCAGGACCCTGTTCTGTAGAAAGCAGAGAACAGATCCTGAAAACGGCCAGGATAGTTAAAGCTGGTGGAGCTCAACTGCTTCGAGGTGGAGCTTTCAAACCGAGAACCTCTCCCTACTCCTTCCAGGGCTTAGGAGAAGAAGGTTTAAAATATATGGCAGAAGCCAGAGAAGAAACAGGCTTAAAGATCATCACAGAGCTGATGGATATTGAACACATCGATGTTATAATGGAATACACGGATGTAATTCAAATTGGAGCCCGTAATATGCAGAACTACTCGCTTTTAAAGGCGATCGGTAAACTTGATAAACCGGTAATGTTAAAAAGAGGTATGTCAGCTACGATTAAAGAATGGCTGCTGGCTGCAGAATATGTGATGAATGAGGGTAACCATGATGTTATCTTATGTGAGAGAGGGGTAAGAACCTTTGGTGAAGAAACAAGAAACACCATGGATTTAAGTTCCATTCCTTTAGTACAGCAGATCAGTCACTTACCTTTGATCGCAGATCCAAGTCATGGTACAGGACGCTGGGAGCTGGTAACACCTGTTGCCAGAGCAGCAGCTGCAGTTGGGGCAGATGGAATCATGGTTGAGGTACATCCTGAACCTCAGAATGCTCTATCTGATGGACATCAATCTCTAAAACCTGCCAATTATCACCTGATGATGGATGAACTGAGGGCGATTCATAGTTCTATTCATCGCTTTGATGCCAGAGAGAAGAAAATCGCTTATGCCTAGTTTAAAAAAAATAGCTGTTGTCGGGGTGGGCTTGATCGGTGCCTCCCTGGCAGCAGCTTTTAAAAAATATCTTGGAAATGTGAAAGTTTTAGCAGTTGATCAAGATGCAGAAGTGATAAAAAAGGCAGAAAAGCTTGAGATAATTGACAGGGGTTATACAGAAATAGCAGCTAATTTAAATGAAGCAGAGGTGGTTTTTATCGCAGTACCAGTTGCTAAAATCGGGACTGTCGTAAAAGAGCTTGCTGATGATTCTTTAAAAAATCAGTTGATAGTTGATGCTGGCAGCACCAAAAAAGCTGTTATGCTTGAGGCCAGAGAATTTTTAAAAAATACTTCACAGAGATTTATTGGTGGTCATCCGATGGCAGGTTCTCATAAATCAGGTATAGACTGGCATCAGGCAGATCTTTTTGTTGATGCACCATTTATCTTAACCCCAGTAATTGAAAACCCAGCTGGAAAAGACCTAAATCACAATCAAAGTGAAGCAGAATTTTTAAGCAGTTTAAGTTCTGGAGAAAAAGAAGATCTAGAAATTTTAAAAGATATTGTAGAAAAGATAGGTGCTAAAAGCTATTTGATGTCTGCAGAAAGTCATGACCGTAGGACAGCCTTTGTCAGCCATTTACCCCATCTTTTATCTTCGGGTCTGGTTAATCTAATTGCCCAACAGCAAAACAGAAGTAATTTTTTAGAGCTGGCAGGTAGTGGTTTTGCAGATATGACAAGGATTGCTGGTGGTTCAGCAGAACTGTGGCAGGATATTATTCTCAGTAACAGAGAAAATATAGTTAAAGCTTTAACAGAATATCAAGAGATTTTAGAAGAGATAAAAATAACTTTAGAAAGCGATGAGCAGCAAGGACTGTATACTTTCTTAGCAAGAGCAGCAGAAATAAAGGAAAATTAGGAGGAGATTATGGATTTAATAGTAGAAAGAAAAAGAAAAGTTAGTGGAGAAATAAAGGTGCCGGGAGATAAATCTATTTCCCATCGTTCTTTGATTTTAGCCTCTATTGCAGAGGGTGTTAGTAAAATTGAGGGTTTACTTGAAGCAGAAGACTGTTTAAGTACCATGCAGATTATGAAAGATTTGGGTATTAAAATAGAAAAAACAGCAGAAGGCAGTTATCAGGTTCATGGAAAAGGCTTAGATGGACTCGAAGAAGCAGATGATGTTTTAGATTGTGGTAATTCGGGAACTTCGATGAGGCTTTTAACAGGTCTTTTGGCTTCTCAGGATTTTTATTCTGTAGTTACCGGTGATCATTCACTGCGTAAAAGACCGATGCAGAGGATAATAGGGCCCCTCTCAAGAATGGGAGCTCAGATTTGGTCCCGTAAAAATGGTTTGGCTCCGATGAGTATCAGAGGTCAGAAACTTGATGCTATAGAATATACTTTACCGGTAGCCAGTGCTCAACTTAAATCTTCAATCCTGCTGGCAGCCTTAAAATCAGAGGGAGAAACAATTATTAATGAACCGGCAGTATCCCGTGACCATACCGAAAGGATGCTCAAGGGGGCAGGGGTTGAGATAGATATTGAGGAAGATAGAATAGTTTTAAAGGCAGCAGAAAAAAGAAAATTAAATTCTTTTGAAATCAAGGTACCTGGTGACATATCTTCAGCTGCATTTTTCATAACTGCTGCTTTAACAGCAGATGAGGGAGAATTGCTGATAAAAAATGTTGGTTTAAACCAGACCAGAAGCGGTTTTATAGAGGTCGTTCAGGCAATGGGAGGCGAAATCAGCCTTTTAAATAAGAAGGATCAGGGTGGAGAACCAACAGCGGACATACTTGTTAAGGCTTCAGATCTAAAAGCCTGTGAGGTAAGTGGAGAGATAATACCCAGGTTGATCGATGAGATTCCAATTATAGCGGTTTTAGCAGCAGCTGCAGAAGGGAAAACCCTGATTAAAGATGCAGAAGAACTGCGGGTCAAAGAAACAGATCGGATTGCTGCAGTTGTTAGTGAATTTAAGAAATTAGGTATTGAAATAGAAGAACATCCAGATGGGATGACTATAAATGGGCCGGTAGAGGTCGAAGGTGGAATTGAAGTAGAAAGTTATCATGATCATAGAATCGCAATGTCTTTAGCGGTACTTGCCTTAAGAACAAAAAAAGGTTTAACGATTAAGGGTAGTGAAATTATCAATACTTCTTTTCCCAGTTTTGAAGAACTTTTAGCCTCGATTTAAGTTAAGGCAAAATATAGCTTATAATAAAATGATATTATTACGAACAAAGGGAAGGTGAGTTGATGAACAGTTTATTTGATGGAGTATCTGAGGGAGTAAAAAACATGAAGCGTTATCAGGCAGGCAAAAGCATAGAAGAGGTCAAAAGAGAATTTGGCCTGGAAAAAATAGTTAAGCTTGCTTCAAATGAAAACCCCTTAGGACCTGCTCCAGAAGTAATTGAGACAATTAAAAAAGAGGCAGCAAATGTTTATCTTTATCCTGATTCAGACAGCAGAATATTAAAGGAGAGTTTAAGTAAACATTATTCACTGCCCCTTGAAAATATATTTATCGGTAATGGTTCAGATGAGATTTTAGATCTTTTGATGACCCTGCTTTTAAATGAAGGTGATCAAATTGTCCAGGGAGATCCTTCATTTATTAAATATGAATTAGCAGCCAGGTCAAGGGGTGGAGAAAGCATAAAAATAGATTTAGATGAAAACCACCGCCTGCAGCCGGAAAAGATGTTAGAGGCGATCACAGATCAGACCAGGGCCATCTTTATCTGCAATCCCAATAATCCGACCGGAACCGTGCTTGAAAAAAATGAGATCGAAGCACTTTTAAAAAAGGTGCCTGAAGAAGTGCTTTTTGTGGTTGACCAGGCCTATTATGAATACATGACAGCAGAAGAGTATTTTGATGGAATAGAATTGCTTGAGCAGTATCCCAATCTCTTTTTGATGCGGACTTTTTCTAAGGCTTATGGAATGGCAGGTTTAAGAGTAGGCTATGCACTTGGTAATCCCAGGCTGGTTGATTATTTAAATAGAATTAGAGGACCTTTTAATGTTAATAGAATAGCTCAGCTTGCTGCAGTTACAGCACTTGAGGCAGATGATCACCTGCAAAAATGTTATCGGTTAAATAAAAAAGGAAAAGAATATCTTTATCAGGAGTTTTCAGAACTTGGACTGGAATATATTGAGACCCAGAGCAATTTTGTGATGGTAGATACTGGAATGTCAGCCGAAAAAGTTTTTAAAGAACTACAGCAAAAAGGTGTGATAATCAGACCTGGTCATCAATTTGCTATGGAAAGCTGGATCAGGGTAACGATCGGTACCCAGGAAGAAAATGAATTTTTCATGGAGAATTTAAAAAGCTTATTAAAAGGAGAAGATAAATTATGATTGCGGTATTAAAAAATAATGCGACAGAGGAAGACAAACAGAAGGTTATTGATCTGATAGAAGAACTAAATTTTGAAGCTCATCCCAATACAGGGGTGGAAAAAACCATAGTTGGGGTAATAGGTTCACCTGATAATAGAACCTTTTTAAAAGAAAAGTTAATGACGATGAACTGTGTAGAGAAAGTGGTTGTGATTTCTGACCCCTATAAACTGACAAGTTGGAACTTCAAACAGCATAAAACCGTGATCGATTTAGGTGATGGGGTCAAGATCGGTGGAGATGAACTGACAGTTATGGCAGGACCCTGTTCTGTAGAAAGCAGAGAACAGATCTTAGAAACGGCCAGGATCGTTAAAGCTGGTGGAGCTCAACTGCTTCGAGGTGGGGCTTTCAAACCGAGAACCTCCCCCTATTCTTTCCAGGGTTTAGGAGAAGAAGGTTTAAAATATATGGCAGAAGCCAGAGAAGAAACAGGCTTAAAGATCATCACAGAGCTGATGGATATTGAACACATCGATGTGATAATGGAATATACGGATGTAATACAAATCGGTGCCCGTAATATGCAGAACTACTCGCTTTTAAAGGCGATCGGTAAACTGGATAAACCGGTAATGTTAAAAAGGGGTATGTCAGCTACGATTAAAGAATGGCTGCTGGCTGCAGAATATGTGATGAATGAAGGTAACCATGATGTTATCTTATGTGAGAGAGGGGTAAGAACCTTTGGTGAAGAAACAAGAAACACCATGGATTTAAGTTCCATTCCTTTAGTACAGCAGCTCAGTCACTTACCTTTGATCGCAGATCCAAGTCATGGGACAGGCCGCTGGGAGCTGGTAACACCTGTTGCCAGAGCAGCAGTTGCAGTTGGGGCAGATGGAATCATGGTTGAGGTACATCCTGATCCCCAGAATGCTTTATCTGATGGTCCTCAGTCTTTAAAACCTGCCAACTACAATCTGATGATGGATGAACTGAGGGCGATTCATAAAACTCTGGGCAGTTTTAAGGCAAGGGAGAAAAAGATCGCTTTTGCCTAGATAGATGATTTTAAATGATCAAGCTGGATTAACTAAAAAATTATAAAAACAGCCCTTAACTTCAAAAAAGTAGTTGAGGGCTGAGTTAGTATTGAGGAGGATAATTAAATGTTTGAATATTTAACAGCAGGAGAATCACATGGACCCCGGTTAACAGCAATTATCAAGAGTCTGCCTGCCGGGCTTAAAATAGAGCTAGATGAGATAAATGAACAATTATATAGAAGACAGCAGGGTTATGGTCGAGGTGGCCGGATGAAAATTGAAAGTGATAAGGTGATCATAAATTCCGGTTTGCGCCATAAAAAAACCCTTGGTTCTCCCCTCAGCATGACGGTGGAAAATAAGGACTGGCAGAATTGGCTGGAAATTATGGCCCCTGATGGGGAAAAAGGAGAAGCTGTTGAGGCTCTGACAAATCCAAGACCAGGACATGCTGATCTACCAGGTGCTTTAAAATATAACCAACTGGATCTGCGTAATATTTTAGAAAGGGCCAGTGCCAGAGAAACTGCAGCCAGAACGGCTGTAGGAGCAGTGGCCAGACAATTTTTAAATGAACTCGATATCAATATCTACAGCCATGTAGTCCAGATCGGTGATCTTAAAAGCAAAAACTGGGGCCAGCTCAAAGCTGAAACTCCAGAGCGTTTTGATTCCGAAAAAGCCAGGGCAGAATATTTTGCTGAACTTGATAAAACCCCCCTCCGCTGTGGAGACAGCCAAAAAACAGCAGAGATGATAGAATTAATCGACAGTTGGAAAGAAAATGGTGATTCTGTGGGCGGGGTTTTTGAAATAGTTGTGACAGGAGTTCCGGTTGGGATAGGTAGTCATGTTCACTGGGATTTAAAGCTGGAAAGTAAACTGGCCGCCCAATTAATGGGTCTCCAGGCTATTAAAGGTGTTGAAATCGGAGCCGGTTTTAAAGGTGCTTCAATGCCTGGTTCAGAAGTTCATGATCAAATATATTATGATCAAGAAAAGGGTTTTTTCCGCTGTACTAACCAGGCAGGTGGAATTGAAGGTGGAATGTCAAATGGTGAAGAGATTGTGATCAGACTGGCCATGAAACCGATCCCAACCCTTGCTAAGGCTTTAGAAACAGCAGATTTGATCTCCAAAGAAAAACGCACAGCAGCCAAAGAGCGCTCTGATGTCTGTGCAGTACCAGCTGCCTCAATAGTTGGAGAAGCAATAACAGCTTCTGTGCTGGCTGAAAGCTGCAGCAGCAAATTTGGAGGAGACAGTATGGAAGAAATCAGGCGCAATTATGAGAGCTATTTAGAATATCTAAGCAATTTCTAAGCTTAAATATATAGTTTTTTAAACTTTCTCTCACATTTTCATCACATTCATCGATTATACTTTTATTTAAGAAATGAGAAAGGAAGTGGATAAACATGAAAAAAATATTAGTATCACTCTTAATTATAACTGTTCTGATCGTACCGACATCTGTTTTTGCTCAGGAAATGGATATGACTCCTGAGGAACCAGTAGACTCTAGTATAGAAGAAGATATCGGTGGCAACATAGTAGCTGAGGTAAATGGTGAAGAGATTACAGATCAGGAGTTAGCCCAACAGGCTAATGTAAATCAACTGCTGCAGGAGATCGCGCAGATAGATCAGCAGTTAGCACAGGTTCTTGTTGACTCGGAAAGTGGTAATGAGGTTCTAGACGAATTTCAAAAACTTAAGCTCGATGCTTTAATCGATAATGTACTTCTTTCACAACAGGCTGAGGAACTTGGTATAGAGTTAACTGACGAAGAAGTTGACGAAATTTATCAAGCTCAAAAAGAATCGATCAAACAGCAGAATGATTTAAGTGAAGAAGATTTCTTAGCTGTACTTGAAAATCAGGGTTTCGAATCTGAAGAAGAATACAAGCAGGCTTTTGCAGATAATCCTAGTTTAAAAGTAAATAAACTGATCGAACAGGAAGTTCTGGGAGATTTCGAAATTTCTGAAGAAGAATTACTTGAAGAATATGAAGCTAATGAAGAACAATTTACCCAGGGTGGAGAGACTATTCCTTTTGAGCAGATTAAACCTCAGTTAGAACAAATGATGATGCAACAGAGACAAAATGATGTTATCAATGATTATATAGAAGGATTAAGAGACGACGCAGAAATAGAGATAATGATTTAACTACTCCCTATAAATTTGTATATGAACTGAGAGCACCCTGCTGATTTTAGGCAGGGTGTTTTCTTTTTTTCGGCTAAGGTGATAAAATATTACTTAGTAATTAAATTATATCCCTGGAGAGAGGTGGCTGCAGATGAATAAAAAAAAGGTTTTAATCATAGATGATGATCCACATATAAGAGAAATACTGGATGACTACTTAAATTTTGAGGGTTTTGATGCCTTTTTAGCAGAAGATACCGAAAAGGGATTGAAAATACTGCAGGAAGAAAAAGTAGATATTTTGATCCTCGATATAATGCTTCCTGATGAAGATGGCTGGGAGTTTTGTCAGAAGATAAGACCGGAATATGATCTGCCGATCATATTTTTAAGTGCCAAAGATAAATCGGTTGACAAAATAACCGGCTTAGAGCTGGGTGCAGATGATTATATAACCAAACCCTTTAGCCCCAGAGAGGTTGTTGCCAGAATAAAAGCTGTTTTGAGAAGATATAATAAAGCAGCAGAAAATGCAAAGATCATTAAATATGGGGAACTGATAATTAACCGTGAACAGCATCTAGTGAGTTTTCAGGGAGAAAAGATAGAACTGACTCCTAAAGAGTTTTCACTACTCTGGCACCTGGCTGAAAACCCCAAAAAAGTTTTTAGAAGAGAAAGGCTGCTTAAAGCTGTCTGGGGTTATGATTATTATGGTGATGTTCGCACGGTAGATACCCATATCAAATCTCTGCGCAAAAAACTGGGTGATAAAGCAGCAGAGGCAGTTGAAACTGTCTGGGGGGTGGGATATAAATTTGATGATCAGAAACTGGAAGAGCAATAGTCTTTTTTCTAAATTGTTATTTAGATTTATAGTTTTAGGATTGATTTTAATAGCTGTTTTCGGCTTTATAATGATCTATTATCTGGAGGATTTCTTTTTCAGCAGCAAAGAAAATGAGGTGTTATCTAATTTAAATGAGATAAAAGAAGATCTCGAAGAACCTCTACTCACAGAAAACGAGGCAGAGATCAACCAGATTTTGAGCCTGACCGCCAGGATGAACAGAGGCCAGATCTGGCTGTCAGATCGGGCAGGCAACATACTCTATTCTTATCCTTCCCGGGAGGATGAACAGGTTAATTTTGATGGTTTTGCCAATATTTTTGATAATAAGATGCTTTCCAGCCGGGTTGAGCCAGAGGGATTTGACAATCCGATGGTTTTAAATGCGATCTCCATGGAAGCTGGAGATGAACAGTATGGACTGCTGTTTTTCAGTTCTGTTGATGGGATCACCTCAACTATCAATCAGGTAAAACAGATTATGTTTTATCTGGCAGTTTTTTCAGCTTTTCTGGCCCTATTAATAGCTTATTTATGGTCTAAAAGTATAGCTAAACCCCTAAAAAATATCACCACAGCTGCCGAGGAGATAAGCAGGGGTAACTTTACAGAACTCCCGGTCGAACAGAACACGGCCGAACTTAAAAATCTGGCTGTCAGTATCAATAATATGTCACGCAAGTTAAAAAAGAACCTCAATAATCTGCGGGAGGAAAAAAATAAGCTTAATCATATCTTATCAGGTATGGATGAAGGTGTGCTGGCTTTAAATAAAGAAAGAGAAATCATCCTCATTAATGATGCCTTTAAAAAACTTTTTTCAATTAAGGTGGAGGGAAGCAATGAACTACTCGTTCAATACAGAACCGAAAGTGTTAATATAAATGAAGATAATTTAGAAAATATCCTTTATAATCAGGAAATAATAGATTTTATAGAAAGTACTATAGTTGAGCAAGAAAGCAAAATAATGGAATTAAAGCTGCAGCAGCCGGAAGAAAAATATCTTCTCATCCACAGTACGGCTATTTTTCGGGGAGATGAGTTCTGGGGGGTAGTTTTAATATTCCAGGATATTAGTGAGAGATGGCGTTTCGAAAAACTTCAGAACGATTTTGTGGCAAATGTATCTCATGAATTAAAAACACCGCTTTCTTCTATCAGGGGGGCAGCTGAGGTTGTTTTTGATGGTGCGGTTAGCAGCGAAAAAGCTAAAAATAAATATTTAAATATGATAATAAAAGAAGCAAACCGTTTAGAAAAAATGGTCAATAATATTTTAAGCCTTTCTGAGCTTAAATCTGATTCACTTAACAAAACCGAAGTAGAGTTTTCTGATTTTGTTTACAATTTAAGTGAAAATTATCGAGAGGTAAATAATATCAAGCAAAACTTCGAATATCAAATAGAAAAAGATATAAAATTAAAACTGGACAGTGACAAAATCAAAAGGGTGATAATCAACCTCCTTGATAATGCAGTTAAATATTCTCCTGCTGAGGGAGAAATCAAGTTGAAGCTTAAAGATCTAGGTTCTCAGGTTAAGTTTGCAATCGAGGATCAGGGTCCCGGGATTCCAGATGCAGAATCAAAAAACATCTGGGAGAGGTTTTATAAGATCAATAAGAAAAATTATAATAATAAAAAGTCAGGCAGTGGTTTAGGTCTGGCAATCTCTAAAGATATAA contains:
- the aroC gene encoding chorismate synthase yields the protein MFEYLTAGESHGPRLTAIIKSLPAGLKIELDEINEQLYRRQQGYGRGGRMKIESDKVIINSGLRHKKTLGSPLSMTVENKDWQNWLEIMAPDGEKGEAVEALTNPRPGHADLPGALKYNQLDLRNILERASARETAARTAVGAVARQFLNELDINIYSHVVQIGDLKSKNWGQLKAETPERFDSEKARAEYFAELDKTPLRCGDSQKTAEMIELIDSWKENGDSVGGVFEIVVTGVPVGIGSHVHWDLKLESKLAAQLMGLQAIKGVEIGAGFKGASMPGSEVHDQIYYDQEKGFFRCTNQAGGIEGGMSNGEEIVIRLAMKPIPTLAKALETADLISKEKRTAAKERSDVCAVPAASIVGEAITASVLAESCSSKFGGDSMEEIRRNYESYLEYLSNF
- a CDS encoding SurA N-terminal domain-containing protein yields the protein MKKILVSLLIITVLIVPTSVFAQEMDMTPEEPVDSSIEEDIGGNIVAEVNGEEITDQELAQQANVNQLLQEIAQIDQQLAQVLVDSESGNEVLDEFQKLKLDALIDNVLLSQQAEELGIELTDEEVDEIYQAQKESIKQQNDLSEEDFLAVLENQGFESEEEYKQAFADNPSLKVNKLIEQEVLGDFEISEEELLEEYEANEEQFTQGGETIPFEQIKPQLEQMMMQQRQNDVINDYIEGLRDDAEIEIMI
- a CDS encoding response regulator transcription factor; translation: MNKKKVLIIDDDPHIREILDDYLNFEGFDAFLAEDTEKGLKILQEEKVDILILDIMLPDEDGWEFCQKIRPEYDLPIIFLSAKDKSVDKITGLELGADDYITKPFSPREVVARIKAVLRRYNKAAENAKIIKYGELIINREQHLVSFQGEKIELTPKEFSLLWHLAENPKKVFRRERLLKAVWGYDYYGDVRTVDTHIKSLRKKLGDKAAEAVETVWGVGYKFDDQKLEEQ
- a CDS encoding HAMP domain-containing sensor histidine kinase, whose product is MIRNWKSNSLFSKLLFRFIVLGLILIAVFGFIMIYYLEDFFFSSKENEVLSNLNEIKEDLEEPLLTENEAEINQILSLTARMNRGQIWLSDRAGNILYSYPSREDEQVNFDGFANIFDNKMLSSRVEPEGFDNPMVLNAISMEAGDEQYGLLFFSSVDGITSTINQVKQIMFYLAVFSAFLALLIAYLWSKSIAKPLKNITTAAEEISRGNFTELPVEQNTAELKNLAVSINNMSRKLKKNLNNLREEKNKLNHILSGMDEGVLALNKEREIILINDAFKKLFSIKVEGSNELLVQYRTESVNINEDNLENILYNQEIIDFIESTIVEQESKIMELKLQQPEEKYLLIHSTAIFRGDEFWGVVLIFQDISERWRFEKLQNDFVANVSHELKTPLSSIRGAAEVVFDGAVSSEKAKNKYLNMIIKEANRLEKMVNNILSLSELKSDSLNKTEVEFSDFVYNLSENYREVNNIKQNFEYQIEKDIKLKLDSDKIKRVIINLLDNAVKYSPAEGEIKLKLKDLGSQVKFAIEDQGPGIPDAESKNIWERFYKINKKNYNNKKSGSGLGLAISKDIIELHDGEIYHKNTAEGSEFVFLLAKNERE